In Sulfitobacter sp. LCG007, the sequence CGCGCCGGTCCGGTCCCGCAGCACAAGCGTCGGCGGATTCCTGTCGGCGGCAAGGGCAAGCGCCTCCAGCCGATCGCCGACGAGGGCGCCCATCTGCGCGAGCCGCGACTCGACGACCGCACGCATGTCGTCCGGCATGTAGACCGACAGCAGCGCCGCGAAGGCCGGATCGGCGTGATAGGCGTTCATGCCCCGGCTGTCCGGCACATTCGAGGCCGGCGACCCGGTCATCGAGGATCTCCTTCTCCACCGCAGAGCGCCGCCCTGGCGACCCTGTATTCGCGCTCGAGCCGGGCCACGATCTTCGCGGCAGGTTCCAGGGCGCGGGACTGCGCCACCGCCTGGCCCGCGCTCCAGACCTGCGACCAGGCCTTCGGTCTGTCGGGGTCCGACTTTCCCACCATCCGGCGAGGCTGGGCCAGCCGCGCCTCGTCCAGATCGACCCCGGCCGCTTCGATGCTCGGAACGAGATAATTCGCGTGGGTGCCCGAGAAGAGCGGCGTATAGAGGATATGGTCCGATTGCGCCGCGACGATCATTTCCTTGTGCGCCTGTGGGGCAATGGCCTCTTGGCTGGGGATGAAAACGGTCCCGGCATAGGCGAAATCGCAGCCCAGAACCTCGGCCGCGAGGATCGCGCGGCCGTTCGCAATCGCGCCGGACAGGACCAGGGGGCCGTCGTAGAAGTCGCGCACCTCCTCGACCAGCGCAAAGGGGTTCAGGGTGCCGCCATGGCCCCCGGCCCCGCTGCAGACAAGGATCAGCCCGTCGACTCCCGCCGCCACGGCCCGGCGCGCATGACGCGCCTTGACCACGTCGTGAAACACCAGCCCGCCGTAGCCATGCACGGCCTCGACCACCTTGTCAGGGGCGGAAAGCGAGGTGATCACCAGCGGTACCTCGTGGCGGACAACCGTCGCGAGATCCTCATCGAGCCGGCTGTTGTAGTCGTTCACGATCAGGTTGACTCCGAACGGAGCCGGGGTCACGCCGCTTTCTTTCCGGTGGGCTTCGAGACGATCCTCGATGTCGGTCAGCCAGAGGTCGAGTTGATCGGCAGGACGCGCGTTGAGCGCCGGGAAGCTGCCGACGATCCCCGCCTTGCACTGGGCCACCACAAGATCGGGTCCGGAGGCAAGGAACATCGGGGCGCCGATCAGCGGCAGCTTCAGACGGGCTTTCAGGGTGCCGACAGGGTCCTGCGGTTCGGTTTCTGTCTGATCGCTCATGCGAGCCTCGCTTTCATTTTGACCTTCCGGGTGCGGTGTCGCTTCCGCAGCCGCCGTCATCCGCGCCTGCCCGCGCAACATGATCCGCCGGGCACGCGCGACGACCGGCGAGCTCAGGATCTCACCTTCGGCTTCCGGCGGCGAACCATCATCGGCGGCAAGCGCGTGACGCGCCCAGTCGAGATCCTGCGGCGGGGTGCCAAAGCCGGCGCGTGCCGGCGCGAGCTGCCGGGGATGGATCAGACATTTGCCCCCGAAGCCCAGGTCACTGGCGTGCCTGGCGTCGTCCGCGATGGCAGCCGCGTCCGTCACCGTCACCGTCACCCCGTCCAGCGGCGCGGGACGCCCGGCAAGCCGCGCCGCCTGCACGATGCGGCTGGCAAGGGGCAGCAGGGCGAGCCGGCCGTGCGCGCAGCCCATGTCCTCGGACAGGTCGATCGAGCCGAAGACAAGCCGGTCGGATGCAGCCGCGATCTCATCGGCGCGTGACAGGCCGCGCACTGTCTCGATCAGGGCAAAGACCTTCTGGCCCGGCCCCAGCGCCGCCCGGAGTTCGGTGATCTGCTCGGCGCTTTCGCTCTTGGGCAGGACGACGCCGTCCGCACCCGACATCCGCGCGAAAGCCACGTCGTCACGATGCCAGACCGTTCCGACGCCGTTCACCCTCAGGAAGAGCCGGAATGACCGATCCGCGGGAATCGCGCTTTGCGGGATGCGGCGCACCGCGACCTTGCTTTCCGGCGCCACGGAATCCTCGAGATCGATCACGACGATGTCCGTCCCGGCGGTGCAGGCGGCGGCGAAGGCATCGGGACGCGCTGCGGAGACGAAGATCGGAAAGCTCGGATCCTCTTGCGCGAGGCTGCGCACGTCCACGTGGCGCGATCCGTCCTTTGGCGTCGGAACCTGCCTGCCGTCGCGCATGGCTTCCTCCCTCAGGTCAGGATCCGGGCGTCCGTCACCGCCTGAACATCCTCGAAACTGTTGCCCGGCGTGAGCTCCACCAGCCGGAAGCCTTGCGCCGTCACATCGAGCACGGCGAGATCGGTGTAGACCCGGCTCACCACGCCGAGCCCTGTCAGGGGATAGGTGCAGCGCTTCATCAGCTTCGCCGTACCGTCGCGGTTGATGTGTCGCATCATCACGAGGATCCGCGGCACGCCCACGACAAGGTCCATCGCCCCACCGACCGCAGGGGGGAATTTTTCGTCCAGCGTCGCCCAGTTCGCCAGATCGCCGTTTTCGGCGACCTGATAGGCGCCCAGCACGGCGATATCGATATGCCCTCCCCGCATCATCGCGAAGCTGTCCGCGTGCTCGAAGTAGGCGGCCCCCGGCGCGGCGGTGACATGGCGCTTGCTCGCGTCGATCAGTTCGGGATCTTCCATACCCTCGGCCGGAGTCGGTCCGACACCGAGAATCCCGTTCTCGGAATGGTAGATCACCTCCCGCCCCTCGGGCACGTATGCCGAGACATGCGTGGGCTTGCCGATCCCGAGGTTGACATAGGAGCCATCGGGGATGTCCCGGGCCACGCGGGCGGCGACCTCGGCATCGGTCAGGCTTGTCAGTTTCGCGACGGTCATGGGCGCACCCCGTATTCGACGACGGACTGGACGAAGATTCCCGGCGTCACCACATGTTCCGGATCAAGCGGCGTGTCCGAAATCCTTCGCACCTCGGCGACCGCGTGCCGCGAAGCCATCGCCATCACGGGGTTGAAGTTGCGCGCGGTGGCGTGGAAGCTGAGGTTGCCCCAGCGATCCCCGCTCTCGGCGCGCAACAGCGCGAAATCGGCGTGAAGCGGCGCTTCCATCACATAGCCGCGCCCGTCTATCACCCGGGTCTCCTTGCCCTCCGCCAGAAGCGTGCCATAGCCCGTGGGCGTCAGGAAACCGCCGATCCCCGCGCCGGCGGCCCGGATGCGTTCGGCCAGCGTGCCCTGCGGCACGACCTCCAGCGCGATCTCGCCCGCTTCGTAGCGCTTCTCGAACCAGATCGAGCCGGGCGAGCGAGGGTAGGAACAGATCACCCGTGCGACACGCCCCGCCTTCAGCAGTTTCGCGATGCCGGTTTCCCCGGCGCCCGCGTTATTCGAGATCACGGTGAGCCCGGTCGCTCCCTGGGCCAGCAGCGCGTCGATCAGCCCGAAGGGAATGCCGGAAGACCCGAAGCCGCCGATCATCACCGACGCGCCGTCGCCGATCGGCGCGACGGCGCTTTCGAGATCGGGAATCCTCTTGTCCATGTCGACGTCTCTCCTGGCTTCCGGTTCAGGTCTTCACGGCCGTCCGGCGGCGGCCGATCCAGCGTTCCGCCAACATCACCGCGAGCAGGATGCCAGCCCCCACAAGGCTGGTGGTGAGTTCCGGGAACAGGATCAGCACGCCGCCGAGGGCAAAGGCGACCCTGCTTACGACACCGATCCGGCCGACCCCGTAGACCCATGCCTCGAATGCCGAGGTGATCGCCCAGATCGCGACCAGGGTCAGGGCGACCCTCTCGAGGATCTGAAGCCAGGTCCCCTCCATGATCAGCGCCGGGTCGTAGACGAAAATGAACGGCAGCACGAACAGCGGCATTCCGAGGCGCATCGCGTAGAATCCTGTCTGCATGGGCTTGGATCCCGCGACATTCGCCGCGGTGATCGCGGCAAGCGCGACAGGCGGCGTGATGTAGGACAGCATGCCCCAGTAGAGGATGAAGAGATGGCTTGCGATCGGGTTGAGCCCCGCCTGCACCAGCGCCGGTGCCAGCAGGATCGACAGGAAAATGTAGCAGGCGGTCACCGTCATCCCCATCCCCAGCACGAAGCTCGTGACGGCTCCGGCGATCAGCATCAGCGCGGTGTTTCCGCCCGCGTAGAGCAGAAGCTCGCGCGAGAAGGCGCCCGCAACGCCCGTATAGGAAAGGCCGCCCACCACCAGCCCGATACCGGCCAGCACGGCGACAAGGCTCGCGACGTTCACGCAGATGTCGAGCAGGAGCGCCTTGGCCCGGCCCAGCGTCAGGCGCGTGTCCTTGTTGAACGCCGTCGCGGCCAGCATGACGATCGACGCGTAATAGGGCGAACGCGCCTCCATCCGCAGACCCATGAGCACGAAGATCAGCACGGCAAGGCTGAGCAGGTAGGGCCAGCCGGATTTCAGCACCGGACCGATCGGCGGCAGTTCGGCGCGCGGCAGGCCCAGCAAACCCCGGCGCGCGGCATACATGTCGACCTGGAAAAGCAGCGCGACGTAGAACATCAGCGCCGGGATGATCGCCGCGACCACGATCGTGGAGTACTGGACCCCGAGGAAGGAGGCCATCACGAAGGCGACCGTGCCCATCACCGGCGGCATCAGGGTCGCCCCGGTCGAGGCGCAGGCCTCGATGGCGGCGGCATAATGCGCGGGATAGCCGACCCGGCGCATCGTGGGGATCGAGAACGGTCCAGAGGTCAGGATGTTGGAGATCACGCTGCCCGAGAGCGACCCGAGGATGGCCGAGCCCATGACCGCGACCTTGGCCGGGCCGCCCCGGCTCTGTCCGAGAAGGGCGGAGGCCAGTTCCATGAAGAAGTCGCTGCCCTTCGTCGCCACGAGGACAGAGCCGAATATCACGAACCCGATGACCAGCTCGGCCACGACCTGCATGGGAATGCCGATGATGGATTCCACGCCGAGCACATGCGCCCGTATCGTGCCGGTGAGCGAATATTCGGTCCCCCAGAGAAACCCGGGCATGTAATCCGCGTAAAGCGGATAGGCACCGAAGATCAGCGCGGTCACCAGAAGGATCGGCCCGCCCGCGCGCCGCACGCCCTCGAGCACCAGCAGGATCAGGATCGAGGCCATGACGTCGGCCATCGGCGGCGCGTCGTATTCCCAGCCCTTCTGGATGATTTCGAGACCGTGATAGCCAAGCCAGCCGGCGCTGATCAGCGCGGCGACTGCGAGGATCGGGTTGATCCACCACAAACGGCGCGGGTTCAGCCGGAAAAGCGGCTGCGTGAGAAAGGCCAGCGCCAGGAAGATCCCGATAAGATAGTAGAGATACGCGTTGCCAAGCGGCTGGAACCCGAAGAGGTTCAGCAGGAACTGCTGGTTGATCGCCATGACGATCCCGAGCGCGCCCAGCACCATGACCACTGCGCGCGTGTACGTCCGGGCGGGAACGGCGAAGGGGTCGGCTGCGGTCTGCCCGGCGGGCAGCGCTGCGTCACTGGTCTGGTCGGAGTTCATGGTCTCTTCCGGATCAAGGCGAAATGGGCCCCGGCGCGGAAAACGCCGGGGAGCTTCGCGGTCGGGCGGTTCAGTTCAGGCCCGCCACGACCTCTGCGCGATGGGCCATCCAGGCCTCGCTGAACTCCGCATCGGACAGGCTTTCGTTCTGCGGCTTGAACGTCTCCCAGGCGGCCAGCAGGGCATCCATGCGGGCGATCCGCTTGTCGTTCCAGGCATCGTCCTCGGCGGTCCAGATGCCCTTTTCCTTCAGGTAGCGGATGGCGCCCTCATGGAACGGTACGTCGATTGCCGGTTTGCCGGATTTCTCGAGCGTCCAGCGCGGCATTGTCGCCGTGCCGTCCTTGTAGAGATCATAGCTTTCGTCGAGCGCCTTGATGAATGCGTATACCTCGTCCGCCGACTTGTCGGCGGTGGTGGTGATCACCGGATAGCGATAGGCCGCCATCTTGGCGATCTCGCCTTCCGCCAGACCGGCTGCCACATCCTCGTCCGAGGGGCCCATGATCGGCAGAACCTTCGACAGGCCTTCCCAGCCCGCGGTGTTGTCTGCCTCGAGCGGCGCGTAGAAGATGCCCCGCGGGCTTTCCGCCAGCTCGTACAGCTGGCTTGTCGTGGGCGTTGTGCAGGTCGCGTCGGATTCGTTGCGCGTCATCGACGACATGGCTGCCGCGTAGGTCGGGAAGGTGATCACCTCGACGTCCTCAAGCGTCAGCCCGCCGAATGCGAGGATCGCCTCGCATTTCACGTTCACCGACGGGTTCCCGGCGACGAAGGCGATCCGCTTGCCGCGTGCATCCGCGACGGTTTCGATCCCCGCGTCTCCCGCCGCGATCAGCGTGATGCCGGCCGGGCGGCCAGCGACGGCGCGAAGCTCGCGCGGGCCCCAGTCGCGGGTGGCGAAATCGAAAGCCCCCTCCGCCACGAAGAAGGCTTCGGTGGCAAGGAATGCATAGTCGGCGCGCCCCTGCAGCAGCGGCTGGAGACGGCCGATACCGCTGCCCGACGGCTGGATGCGCACCCGCGTGCCGAATTCCTTGCCGAAGGCGTCGGCAATGGCCGAGGCTTCGGCATATCCGGCAGAGCCGACATCGTAGGACGTCCAGACCATCGTGCCGGGCAGTTCCTGCGCCACGGCGCCGAATGCGCTCATCGCCATGAAGCCGCAGACGGCGGCCCCGAGTTTCAATCGTTTCTTCATGCTGTCCTCCCTGTGCATCGAAAAGCGCGGGGCGTTTCCATCCCCCTTGACACGCGTCCCATGCCGCCATCGGCAGTGGCAGGCGTCATCAATGCATTCCTCCGACTGAAAGCTTGTCGAACTGGAAGCCATGATTCAAATGCATTATCCACATATCAGCGATACAGATGGGGCATGAATGGATTTCCGTCAGCTGCGCAACTTCGTCCAGGTTGTCGAACTCAGCAGCATCACCGCCGCGGCAGAGCGTCTGAACATCGCCCAGCCCGCTCTCAGCCGGCAGGTGAAGGCGCTCGAAGACGAACTGAGCGTCTCGCTCCTGCGACGTCACGGACGCGGAGTGATGCCGACCGAGGAGGGTATCCGCCTTGCCCGCCGCGCGAAGATCATTCTCGAGGATCTGGACGACATGGCCGGAGAGATCTCGGGCAATCGCGCGCCGCTTTCGGGAACCGTGACGCTGGGCCTTCCGCCTACCGTGTCAGAGATCCTGGCTACGCATCTCATCGAACGGACGATGACCCGGTTTCCGGACGTCAATCTGCGGATCATCTCGGGCTTCAGCGGCCACGTGCAGGACTGGCTGCTGCGCGGCAAGATCGATCTGGGCGTCGCCTATGAGGGACAGAAATCCCCTTCCATCAAGGCGCAGCCGGTCATCATCGAGAAGCTCTTCCTGATCCAGTCCGCCAGGACCGAAGGCACCCGGGACGGCGCGCCGATCCCCTGCCGCGACGCGCTCGGGAAGCCGCTGATCCTGCCCAATCCGGAACACGGCCTGCGCGGTCGGATCGAGGCTATATCGCAGGAAGAGGACATCGAGCTGAACGTCGTCCTCGAGATCGATATCCTTCCCACAATGATCGCCTTCGTCGAGCGCGGCCTCGGCAGCACGATTTTGCCACTGGTCAGCGTGATCAACCATGTCCGCGAAGGGCGGCTCATCGCCCGGCCAATCGTCCGGCGCACCATCGACCGGACACTGGTGCTGATGACGCCGCTCAACCGGCCGGGGTCGCGCCTCACCGGCAAGTTCGCCGAGTTCCTGACCGATGAAGTACATGCCATGGTGGCCGCCGGACAATGGCCGGGAACGACGCTCTGAAAACGTGCCATGCAAGCACGGCATGGGCGGGTGGCGCTCCATACCCGATTGAACCCTTTTCCGGGTCAGATCTGCCCCGCGTGAAGAGACCCGTGAGCAACAGCTGCCAGACCGGTCCCGGCAGCGCTGCGCAGGGTAATCAAGACGGGGCGCCGCAACCGGCGGACGCGGCGCTGCCGTCATGCAAGCGGCGAACGCTCAGCAACCGCGGAACCGTGGCGGCCGTTTCTCGGCGAAGGCCGCGCGTCCCTCCGCAGCGTCGGCACTGTTGAGAAGCATCGGCTGAAGCGCCTGCTCGTATTCCAGCGCCGCTGACAGATCGCGTGCGAACCAGTCGAGGATGAACTGGCGGGCAAGGGCCGGGCCTGCCGCTTCTTCGAGCGCCAGCGCCGAGGCGGCAGCCAACGCATCGCCCGGTTCCGCAAGCGCATCGACGATCCCGAGCGTTTCGGCCTCCTCCGCGCCCACCACCCTGTTGCTCAGGATCAGTCGCCGGGCCCGTGCCGGACCGATCCGGGCCGGCAGCGTGCTCAACAACCCGAGATCCGGCATCAGCGCGATCCTGGTGAAGCTCGCCACGAAGCGCGCGTCGCGCGCGGCGACGACGGTCGGACAGGCCAGCGCAAGGGCAAAGCCACCCCCCGCAGCCCAGCCCTCGACGGCGGCGACAAGCGGTTTGGGAAAGCGCACCATGCGCGACACCATGTCAGCGATGACCGCGAAGCGTTCGCGATGCGCCCCGAGGCTGCGCTCGCCCTGGTCGCGGATGTCGCCGCCTGCCGAGAAATGCCCGCCCGCGCCGGTCAGAACCACGGCACGCACCGCATCGTCGCTCGACGCTTCCGAGAGGGCCGCGACCAGCGCCTGCCGCGCCGCATGCCCCACCGGGTTCCGCCTGCCGGGTTCGTTCAGGGTGATGACGAGAAGCCCATCCTCGTCTTTCCGGGTCTCTATGGTCATGCCGGTTCCCTCAACCTGAACAGGCCGTTGCCGATGGCGATCTTGTCGCGTTCCAGCACCCGCGTGCGAAACGAGCCGTCGTTCCAGATTTCCGTCCTGAGCGTCTCGCCAGGATAGACGAAGGCGGTGAAACGCCCGTCCATCGCCCCGAAGCGCTCCGCCTCGTAATCGCACAATGCCGCCAGCAGCGCATGGGCCGCACAGCCGAAGCTGCACAGCCCGTGCAGGATCGGCCGCTCGTAGCCCGCCTGCGCCGCGACCCGGGGGTCGAGATGCAGCGGATTCGGGTCCGCGTTCCAACGGTAGTAAAGCGCCTGTTCCGGGCGGGTGGGCGTGTCGATGACGTGGTCCGGCTCGGAGTCCGGAAGCTGATGCGCAGCCTTCACGGGCCCATCCGGCCCGCCGAAGCCACCGTCGCCGCGCATGAAGGTCGTGTTGCGGCAGGTCGCCAGCAGCAAGCCGGTCCCGGCGTCCCGGATGTCCTTTTCGGAGTAGAGCAGCGCACCCCGACCTTCGCCCTTGTCGACCAGACCCGTCACCCGGGTTTTCGCGACTACCGTGCCCCGGGCCGGCAAACGATGGTGTATCGTCATCCCCTGCTCGCCATGGACCAGTCGGAGCGCGTCGACCCCGGTATCGGGATTGCCCAGCCAGAATCCCGGATGGCCCAGCACATTCACGATGGCCGGCATCACCCGCGCGTCGTCCTCGAGCGCCCCGACATAGGCGAGCTGGCGCAGGTCCATCGGATCCTGTCCCAGACCAACGCTCAGCCCGAAGCGTGCAACCTCCGGGGCGCCGTAGCTCTGGCGAACCTCCGGAATGTCGAAGTTCATCAGGTGTTCGTAATCAATGGCCATCGGGCGCCCCCTGCTGACCGGCGATTTCGATCACCGCGTCAAGCGCGAAGGCACCCTGACCTTCGGGCATTGCGAGGACAGGGTTGATGTCGATCGACGCCAGCCGCTCGCCCGCGCCGGCCGCGAAGATCGACAGACGCGACAGCATTTCGGCCAGCGCGCCGATATCCGCCGGAGGCCGGCCGCGTGCGCCCTTCAGGATCGCCGCGCCCCGGATCGACAGTATCATCTCGCGCGCCGTGTCGGGCCCGAAGGGGCACGCCCTCACGGCCACATCGTTCATGAGCTCGACGAAGATCCCGCCAAGCCCGAAGACGGCCACCGGCCCGAAGGTGGGATCGCGGTTGACGCCCATCAGGCATTCGACACTGCCCGAAAGCTGGCGCGCGACAAGCACACCCGTCACGCGGGCGTCCGGCGCGTGTGTTTCCACGGCCGCGAGGATGTCCGCATGCGCCTCGCGCACGGCATCTGCCGAGCGCAGGTCGAGCCTTACCGCGCCGATGTCCGACTTGTGCAGGATGTCCGGCGACAGGATCTTCATGACGACTGGATAACCAAATGCCTCGGCCGCCGAGACTGCTTCCTCAGCGCTCTTTGCGGCCTTCTCCGGCGCGGCCGCGATCCCCGCCCCGGCCAGCAGGGCCTTGGCTTCCGCCTCGTCCGGGGTCCGTGCGGGTAGCGCCACGGGCTTTGGATCAGCGGACAGCGGCTTGGCGCCGCGCGGCTGCGGTGCACCCAGGCGCAGTATGGCGTCGAGCGCGCGCACCGCGCGACAGGGGTCGTTGAACACGAGGATGCCCGCATCGTCGTAGCGCTGCAGCACCTCGGGTTCGCCCAAGGCGCAGAAGGCGATGATCCGGTCGGGGAAGTCCGCGCGCAGTGGGCCCATCGCCGCGAGGATCACGTCCGACATCGCCCGGCTTCCGGCAACGTAGGTCAGGAAACACAGGACCGCGCCGTAGCCCCCGTCGCGAAGCGCGCTTCGGGTGAAAAGTTCAAGCAGCGACGGGTCATTGAGCGCCTGAGCGGTGCAGTCCAGCGGATTTGCGGGCGAGGCATAGGGCAGTGCCGCCTTAAGGGCGGCCTGCGCCGCTTCGGGCATTGCGGGCATTGGCAGTCCGACCCGCTCGGCTTCGTCGCTGGCGACAATTCCCGCGCCGCCGCTGACCGTGACGATGCCGAGGGAATGCCGCGACGGGAGCACCTTCCGCGATGCCGCGTAGGCGATATCCATCATGGTCTCCGGATCGCGCAGGATGATCGCGCCATGATCCGACAGCACCGCATCCGCCACGACCGCATCTCCGGTCAGGGAAGCGGTGTGCGACGCCGCCGCACGGGCCCCGACCGCCGACCGGCCCGA encodes:
- a CDS encoding aldolase/citrate lyase family protein, whose product is MRDGRQVPTPKDGSRHVDVRSLAQEDPSFPIFVSAARPDAFAAACTAGTDIVVIDLEDSVAPESKVAVRRIPQSAIPADRSFRLFLRVNGVGTVWHRDDVAFARMSGADGVVLPKSESAEQITELRAALGPGQKVFALIETVRGLSRADEIAAASDRLVFGSIDLSEDMGCAHGRLALLPLASRIVQAARLAGRPAPLDGVTVTVTDAAAIADDARHASDLGFGGKCLIHPRQLAPARAGFGTPPQDLDWARHALAADDGSPPEAEGEILSSPVVARARRIMLRGQARMTAAAEATPHPEGQNESEARMSDQTETEPQDPVGTLKARLKLPLIGAPMFLASGPDLVVAQCKAGIVGSFPALNARPADQLDLWLTDIEDRLEAHRKESGVTPAPFGVNLIVNDYNSRLDEDLATVVRHEVPLVITSLSAPDKVVEAVHGYGGLVFHDVVKARHARRAVAAGVDGLILVCSGAGGHGGTLNPFALVEEVRDFYDGPLVLSGAIANGRAILAAEVLGCDFAYAGTVFIPSQEAIAPQAHKEMIVAAQSDHILYTPLFSGTHANYLVPSIEAAGVDLDEARLAQPRRMVGKSDPDRPKAWSQVWSAGQAVAQSRALEPAAKIVARLEREYRVARAALCGGEGDPR
- a CDS encoding 3-oxoacid CoA-transferase subunit B — encoded protein: MTVAKLTSLTDAEVAARVARDIPDGSYVNLGIGKPTHVSAYVPEGREVIYHSENGILGVGPTPAEGMEDPELIDASKRHVTAAPGAAYFEHADSFAMMRGGHIDIAVLGAYQVAENGDLANWATLDEKFPPAVGGAMDLVVGVPRILVMMRHINRDGTAKLMKRCTYPLTGLGVVSRVYTDLAVLDVTAQGFRLVELTPGNSFEDVQAVTDARILT
- a CDS encoding 3-oxoacid CoA-transferase subunit A, encoding MDKRIPDLESAVAPIGDGASVMIGGFGSSGIPFGLIDALLAQGATGLTVISNNAGAGETGIAKLLKAGRVARVICSYPRSPGSIWFEKRYEAGEIALEVVPQGTLAERIRAAGAGIGGFLTPTGYGTLLAEGKETRVIDGRGYVMEAPLHADFALLRAESGDRWGNLSFHATARNFNPVMAMASRHAVAEVRRISDTPLDPEHVVTPGIFVQSVVEYGVRP
- a CDS encoding TRAP transporter permease — its product is MNSDQTSDAALPAGQTAADPFAVPARTYTRAVVMVLGALGIVMAINQQFLLNLFGFQPLGNAYLYYLIGIFLALAFLTQPLFRLNPRRLWWINPILAVAALISAGWLGYHGLEIIQKGWEYDAPPMADVMASILILLVLEGVRRAGGPILLVTALIFGAYPLYADYMPGFLWGTEYSLTGTIRAHVLGVESIIGIPMQVVAELVIGFVIFGSVLVATKGSDFFMELASALLGQSRGGPAKVAVMGSAILGSLSGSVISNILTSGPFSIPTMRRVGYPAHYAAAIEACASTGATLMPPVMGTVAFVMASFLGVQYSTIVVAAIIPALMFYVALLFQVDMYAARRGLLGLPRAELPPIGPVLKSGWPYLLSLAVLIFVLMGLRMEARSPYYASIVMLAATAFNKDTRLTLGRAKALLLDICVNVASLVAVLAGIGLVVGGLSYTGVAGAFSRELLLYAGGNTALMLIAGAVTSFVLGMGMTVTACYIFLSILLAPALVQAGLNPIASHLFILYWGMLSYITPPVALAAITAANVAGSKPMQTGFYAMRLGMPLFVLPFIFVYDPALIMEGTWLQILERVALTLVAIWAITSAFEAWVYGVGRIGVVSRVAFALGGVLILFPELTTSLVGAGILLAVMLAERWIGRRRTAVKT
- a CDS encoding TAXI family TRAP transporter solute-binding subunit, with translation MKKRLKLGAAVCGFMAMSAFGAVAQELPGTMVWTSYDVGSAGYAEASAIADAFGKEFGTRVRIQPSGSGIGRLQPLLQGRADYAFLATEAFFVAEGAFDFATRDWGPRELRAVAGRPAGITLIAAGDAGIETVADARGKRIAFVAGNPSVNVKCEAILAFGGLTLEDVEVITFPTYAAAMSSMTRNESDATCTTPTTSQLYELAESPRGIFYAPLEADNTAGWEGLSKVLPIMGPSDEDVAAGLAEGEIAKMAAYRYPVITTTADKSADEVYAFIKALDESYDLYKDGTATMPRWTLEKSGKPAIDVPFHEGAIRYLKEKGIWTAEDDAWNDKRIARMDALLAAWETFKPQNESLSDAEFSEAWMAHRAEVVAGLN
- a CDS encoding LysR family transcriptional regulator, which translates into the protein MDFRQLRNFVQVVELSSITAAAERLNIAQPALSRQVKALEDELSVSLLRRHGRGVMPTEEGIRLARRAKIILEDLDDMAGEISGNRAPLSGTVTLGLPPTVSEILATHLIERTMTRFPDVNLRIISGFSGHVQDWLLRGKIDLGVAYEGQKSPSIKAQPVIIEKLFLIQSARTEGTRDGAPIPCRDALGKPLILPNPEHGLRGRIEAISQEEDIELNVVLEIDILPTMIAFVERGLGSTILPLVSVINHVREGRLIARPIVRRTIDRTLVLMTPLNRPGSRLTGKFAEFLTDEVHAMVAAGQWPGTTL
- a CDS encoding enoyl-CoA hydratase/isomerase family protein — encoded protein: MTIETRKDEDGLLVITLNEPGRRNPVGHAARQALVAALSEASSDDAVRAVVLTGAGGHFSAGGDIRDQGERSLGAHRERFAVIADMVSRMVRFPKPLVAAVEGWAAGGGFALALACPTVVAARDARFVASFTRIALMPDLGLLSTLPARIGPARARRLILSNRVVGAEEAETLGIVDALAEPGDALAAASALALEEAAGPALARQFILDWFARDLSAALEYEQALQPMLLNSADAAEGRAAFAEKRPPRFRGC
- a CDS encoding MaoC/PaaZ C-terminal domain-containing protein gives rise to the protein MAIDYEHLMNFDIPEVRQSYGAPEVARFGLSVGLGQDPMDLRQLAYVGALEDDARVMPAIVNVLGHPGFWLGNPDTGVDALRLVHGEQGMTIHHRLPARGTVVAKTRVTGLVDKGEGRGALLYSEKDIRDAGTGLLLATCRNTTFMRGDGGFGGPDGPVKAAHQLPDSEPDHVIDTPTRPEQALYYRWNADPNPLHLDPRVAAQAGYERPILHGLCSFGCAAHALLAALCDYEAERFGAMDGRFTAFVYPGETLRTEIWNDGSFRTRVLERDKIAIGNGLFRLREPA
- a CDS encoding acetate--CoA ligase family protein, translated to MSSLPHIDGLIAPRSVAVIGASEDVTRIGGRPIAAMLRAGYAGRILPVNPTRQTVQGLPCHAGVDDLPETPDAALIAVPARLVPETIEALGRRGCKAATLFSAGFAEVGAEGEAAQRALVSRARRHGMRILGPNTLGVYNVGIGYYGTFSSSIDTGMPIEGNIGIASQSGAFGAHLGALARDRGLGCSALITTGNEADITIAEAIQWMAESDATDVICAYMEAINDAPGLLRALDAARDAGKPVLALKSGRSAVGARAAASHTASLTGDAVVADAVLSDHGAIILRDPETMMDIAYAASRKVLPSRHSLGIVTVSGGAGIVASDEAERVGLPMPAMPEAAQAALKAALPYASPANPLDCTAQALNDPSLLELFTRSALRDGGYGAVLCFLTYVAGSRAMSDVILAAMGPLRADFPDRIIAFCALGEPEVLQRYDDAGILVFNDPCRAVRALDAILRLGAPQPRGAKPLSADPKPVALPARTPDEAEAKALLAGAGIAAAPEKAAKSAEEAVSAAEAFGYPVVMKILSPDILHKSDIGAVRLDLRSADAVREAHADILAAVETHAPDARVTGVLVARQLSGSVECLMGVNRDPTFGPVAVFGLGGIFVELMNDVAVRACPFGPDTAREMILSIRGAAILKGARGRPPADIGALAEMLSRLSIFAAGAGERLASIDINPVLAMPEGQGAFALDAVIEIAGQQGAPDGH